The Phaeodactylum tricornutum CCAP 1055/1 chromosome 6, whole genome shotgun sequence region GTTTCCGAAGACAAGGTGGGGAATGTTCGAAAAACCTTAAAACCAACCTTGTCGGCAGCATTGGCAAGGGTACACGAGCCTGTCCGATATAATCCAACATTCAAGATGCAAATACTTGACATGGTCCGAAAGGTCGTGCTAGAGGGAAAGAGCGATAAGGAACCCACACTCTTAGTAGGCAATCTAGCTGGGTCTTTTGGAACTTGTGAGACCGCACCATCCGAAGAAATGTTTTATGGTTGTGCGAGGGGGGCAGTATTTTTTATCAAGCATCGTGATTGGATGAAATGGTTTGACGAATCACACTTAGGCAGCGTGCGCAATCGCGTCCGTACCGTTCATTTCGTGGGCGCGTGAAAAGCGTTGGACCGCACATCCGCAAAGATAGTGACGGGATAAACGGGAGCTACGCTAGAACAGAGAAGACTTGTACACGCGTAGACCAGAAAAAGCTGACCGTTGGGGAAACATTGGCTGAAACGGAGAGTGCGCCGGCATCACCTAGCTTTACCACGTCGCGATCGGGTGGAGGTCACGTAAAATGACCACAGCACCAACGACGGACGCCAAGACCGAAACTGTAACTACCCAAATATAATCGGACGCTCGTCCGGTGGCAATCCAGACACCCACCGGTGGTGCCCGCGGTAGAACGGAACCATGCTGTTGGTAGCGTTGACCAGAGGCTGTTACAAAGGAAGCCTGCAACAAATTTGGTGGCATTAATGGAAACTGCACAAAGTTGCAGGTGCCTTGGTCGAGCGGTTCCGGATAAcgcaaatgcaatttggtCACGGTTTCAAACACCATCGGCTGATCCGCACCAGGATGTCGAGTCATTGGACCTTGCAGTTGAACAAGGACCACGTGCTGTGGACTGACAAAGGCGGGTTCTTCTTGATCAATGACACGATACGGATCGTGTTGAATACTAATGTTCCAGCGAGAACGTagatcatcgtcgtcgaggaATGGTAGGGTAAGAATCTGCACGGCGTCCTCGACGTTGACAAAGACATCTGAACCGACGTGCAAGAGATATTCCAGCGTCAAATATCCTGTTTCGACCGCGGTGATTTCCGCCCCAAAGGACACAGTGAATTGGTGTTGCCATTCCCGGTGCAGACCACCGACGGAAGAGAGGGTCGAGGCAACGAAAGCATTCAACTGGGTATTCTCCGAGCTATCGATCGAATCGAGAGCGAGCCGTGCGAGTAGACTAGCGCAATCTGTGTCCTTGTCCGTGGACGACAGTTCCATCAAACATAGCTGGTTGCGTTTGTCGTACACAGAATAGATCCACGGTTGCGGATCCGTGCTGTTCGTCAGACTTTCGGCGTCGTGGAAGGAAATCGGAGTGTCCGGGACGGACCAACTGGTGGTGACCGATCGTGGTGCGGTTTCGTACAAAAAGGCAACGAGGGGAACGTTGCGGTCGGAGCAGGATTCTTCCTTGTCTCGTACATGGCCTCCATACGCAGCGGTGGCAAGGCACGCGACGAGCAAACGTTGCGGTTCGTCCACGAGCTTGGCAAACGC contains the following coding sequences:
- a CDS encoding predicted protein, whose protein sequence is MRGWIREGGAAVILGLSAVYYQQQDGGDRWGISRAVEIMDDDWTERIGVVRAQRSRLAYFQCLDVLPNEASKPFDIAPFERAPVVEACCRAFAKLVDEPQRLLVACLATAAYGGHVRDKEESCSDRNVPLVAFLYETAPRSVTTSWSVPDTPISFHDAESLTNSTDPQPWIYSVYDKRNQLCLMELSSTDKDTDCASLLARLALDSIDSSENTQLNAFVASTLSSVGGLHREWQHQFTVSFGAEITAVETGYLTLEYLLHVGSDVFVNVEDAVQILTLPFLDDDDLRSRWNISIQHDPYRVIDQEEPAFVSPQHVVLVQLQGPMTRHPGADQPMVFETVTKLHLRYPEPLDQGTCNFVQFPLMPPNLLQASFVTASGQRYQQHGSVLPRAPPVGVWIATGRASDYIWVVTVSVLASVVGAVVILRDLHPIATW